Proteins from a genomic interval of Brachybacterium vulturis:
- the gltB gene encoding glutamate synthase large subunit: MLPLSSRFSTLPAAHGLYHPGSEVDSCGVAMIATLRDPGHHIVEHALTALRNLEHRGAVGAEEETGDGTGIIVQLPDTFLRAVSGITLPAPGAYAAGTAFVPRDRSGRERVLAALAQIAAQEGLQLLGTRDVPVTEGIVGPSAEAVRPDMVQVFLADTAGERTGLALERAAFAVRRRVEHSTAGYFPSLSTRVMVYKGMLTPVQLDAFYPDLRDPRFATRLAIVHSRFSTNTFPAWPLAQPFRTLAHNGEINTVIGNRNRLRAAEGSMATDAFGEDFARLLPVNTPGASDSAGLDEALELLHLSGRSLAHSLMMLIPEPWENDASMDPDLRAFYEYHAALQEPWDGPAAVVFTDGTQVGARLDRNGLRPLRYWVTDDDLIVLGSETGLVDVPRSAVVRTGRVAPGEIFLLDLERGEILPSQELTRALATAHPYHTWVREQKVPLADLPAREHITHSRASVVRRQQTFGVTEEELRVLLAPMAAKGAEPLGAMGTDTPIAALSDRPRLLFDYFTQMFAQVTNPPLDSLREEIVTSLGVTIGRSRNLLDATAQHARQLALDFPILDNDELAKIVAIDAHPATADFRTVRLRGLYPVGGGTAALEQRLHELCEEAVTAIDEGATFLLLSDRDANQVLAPIPSLLLTSAIQHHLVRTGRRTSAALLVEAGDVREVHHAALLIGYGASAINPYLAMESVEELVDRGVVSDLTAEQAVANLNRALGKGVLKIMSKMGIATVASYRGAQTFEAVGLADELVEAWFPGTISRIGGITLDVIAAENAARHALAYPVDGQRPAHRALPVGGEYQWRREGEPHLFTPEAVFRLQHSTRTRQYEEFRRFTDEVDDQHERLMTLRGLLRLRTGRLEPVPLDEVEPVEAITRRFMTGAMSYGSISQEAHETLAIAMNRLGGMSNSGEGGEDPERLRDPERRSAIKQIASGRFGVTSEYLTFARDIQIKIAQGAKPGEGGQLPPQKVYPWIARTRHSTPGIGLISPPPHHDIYSIEDLAQLIHDAKSANPAARIHVKLVSRFGVGTVAAGVSKAHADVVLISGHDGGTGASPLNSLKHAGTPWELGLAETQQTLLQNGLRDRITVQVDGQLKTGRDVVIAALLGAEEYGFASAPLVVSGCVMMRVCHLDTCPVGVATQNPELRERFTGKAEHVVTFFRFLAEQVREQLAALGLRTLDEAIGRGDLLALAEGERAATVLGAAKREGLDLTAILAPPLVHEGDFRRRRRGQDHQLDRAADHPWIAGAREVLEGTAGSVRLRDTLRNVQRSAGTLLGHEVTRRTGGQGLAEDAIVLDLEGTGGQSLGAFLPRGISMHLRGDANDYVGKGLSGGIVAVGHGAGTAPSLTSAPIAGNTCAYGATSGRLLLAGAAGERFGVRNSGATLVVEGIGDHGAEYMTGGAVLVLGPTGRNLGAGMSGGTLFVLDLDPARLNPADAPGFAVTPVRDEHRGFVLETVADHVARTGSDRAAALLADEEELLERLTEIAPRAFLTITALREDAAARGEDPDANHVWNEIMEATHG, translated from the coding sequence ATGCTCCCGCTCAGCTCCCGCTTCTCCACCCTCCCCGCCGCTCACGGGCTCTACCACCCGGGTTCCGAGGTCGACTCCTGCGGCGTGGCGATGATCGCCACCCTTCGCGACCCCGGCCACCACATCGTCGAGCACGCCCTGACGGCGCTGCGCAATCTCGAGCACCGCGGCGCCGTCGGCGCCGAGGAGGAGACGGGCGACGGCACGGGGATCATCGTCCAGCTGCCCGATACGTTCCTGCGGGCGGTCAGCGGGATCACCCTCCCGGCCCCCGGCGCCTACGCCGCCGGCACCGCCTTCGTGCCGCGCGATCGGAGCGGACGCGAGCGGGTGCTGGCAGCCCTCGCGCAGATCGCCGCGCAGGAGGGCCTGCAGCTGCTGGGGACCCGCGACGTCCCGGTCACCGAGGGGATCGTCGGTCCCTCCGCGGAGGCGGTGCGTCCGGACATGGTGCAGGTCTTCCTCGCCGACACCGCCGGCGAGCGCACCGGGCTCGCCCTCGAGCGCGCCGCCTTCGCGGTGCGCCGCCGGGTCGAGCACAGCACCGCCGGCTACTTCCCCTCCCTGTCCACCCGGGTGATGGTCTACAAGGGCATGCTCACCCCGGTCCAGCTCGATGCGTTCTACCCGGACCTGCGCGATCCCCGCTTCGCGACCCGGCTCGCGATCGTGCACTCGCGCTTCTCCACCAACACCTTCCCCGCCTGGCCGCTGGCCCAGCCGTTCCGCACCCTCGCGCACAACGGCGAGATCAACACCGTGATCGGCAACCGCAACCGGCTGCGCGCCGCCGAGGGCTCCATGGCCACCGACGCCTTCGGCGAGGACTTCGCCCGGCTGCTGCCGGTGAACACCCCCGGTGCCTCCGACTCCGCCGGCCTGGACGAGGCGCTCGAGCTGCTGCACCTGTCCGGCCGTTCCCTCGCCCACTCGCTGATGATGCTCATCCCCGAGCCGTGGGAGAACGACGCCTCGATGGATCCGGATCTGCGGGCCTTCTACGAGTACCACGCAGCGCTCCAGGAGCCGTGGGACGGCCCCGCCGCGGTGGTCTTCACCGACGGCACGCAGGTGGGTGCGAGGCTGGACCGCAACGGGCTGCGGCCGCTGCGCTACTGGGTGACCGACGACGACCTGATCGTGCTCGGCTCCGAGACCGGGCTGGTGGACGTGCCGCGCAGCGCCGTGGTCCGCACCGGCCGGGTCGCACCGGGGGAGATCTTCCTGCTCGACCTCGAGCGCGGGGAGATCCTCCCCAGCCAGGAGCTCACCCGCGCCCTCGCCACCGCGCACCCCTACCACACCTGGGTGCGGGAGCAGAAGGTCCCGCTCGCGGACCTGCCCGCGCGTGAGCACATCACCCACTCCCGCGCCTCCGTGGTGCGGCGCCAGCAGACCTTCGGCGTCACGGAGGAGGAGCTGCGCGTCCTGCTCGCCCCGATGGCGGCGAAGGGCGCCGAACCGCTCGGCGCGATGGGCACCGACACCCCCATCGCGGCGCTCTCGGACCGTCCCCGCCTCCTGTTCGACTACTTCACGCAGATGTTCGCGCAGGTCACCAACCCGCCGCTGGATTCCTTGCGGGAGGAGATCGTCACCTCCCTGGGCGTCACCATCGGCCGCTCCCGGAACCTGCTGGACGCCACCGCGCAGCATGCCCGCCAGCTCGCCCTGGACTTCCCGATCCTGGACAACGACGAGCTGGCGAAGATCGTCGCGATCGATGCGCACCCCGCCACCGCCGACTTCCGCACCGTGCGGCTGCGCGGCCTGTACCCGGTGGGCGGGGGCACCGCCGCGCTCGAGCAGCGGCTGCACGAGCTCTGCGAGGAGGCGGTCACCGCGATCGACGAGGGCGCCACCTTCCTGCTGCTGTCGGACCGTGACGCGAACCAGGTGCTCGCCCCGATCCCGTCCCTGCTGCTGACCAGCGCCATCCAGCACCACCTGGTGCGCACCGGCCGGCGCACCTCCGCCGCACTGCTGGTGGAGGCGGGGGACGTGCGGGAGGTGCACCACGCGGCCCTGCTGATCGGCTACGGCGCGAGCGCGATCAACCCCTATCTCGCGATGGAGAGCGTCGAGGAGCTCGTCGACCGCGGTGTGGTCAGCGACCTCACCGCCGAGCAGGCGGTCGCGAACCTCAACCGCGCACTCGGCAAGGGGGTCCTGAAGATCATGTCCAAGATGGGCATCGCGACCGTCGCCTCCTACCGCGGCGCCCAGACTTTCGAGGCCGTCGGCCTCGCCGACGAACTCGTGGAGGCCTGGTTCCCCGGCACCATCAGCCGCATCGGCGGGATCACGCTGGACGTCATCGCCGCGGAGAACGCGGCCCGCCACGCGCTGGCCTATCCGGTGGACGGACAGCGGCCCGCGCACCGCGCCCTCCCCGTCGGCGGCGAGTACCAGTGGCGCCGTGAGGGGGAGCCGCACCTGTTCACGCCCGAGGCGGTGTTCCGCCTCCAGCACTCCACCCGCACGCGGCAGTACGAGGAGTTCCGTCGCTTCACCGATGAGGTCGACGACCAGCACGAGCGCCTGATGACGCTGCGCGGGCTGCTGCGCCTGCGCACCGGCCGGCTCGAGCCGGTGCCGCTGGACGAGGTCGAACCGGTCGAGGCGATCACCCGGCGCTTCATGACCGGGGCCATGAGCTACGGCTCGATCTCGCAGGAGGCCCACGAGACCCTCGCGATCGCCATGAACCGCCTGGGCGGCATGTCCAACAGCGGCGAGGGCGGCGAGGACCCCGAGCGCCTGCGCGATCCGGAGCGACGCAGCGCGATCAAGCAGATCGCCTCCGGCCGCTTCGGGGTCACCAGTGAGTACCTCACCTTCGCCAGGGACATCCAGATCAAGATCGCCCAGGGCGCCAAGCCCGGGGAGGGCGGGCAGCTGCCTCCTCAGAAGGTCTATCCGTGGATCGCCCGCACCCGGCACTCCACCCCCGGGATCGGGCTGATCTCGCCCCCGCCGCACCACGACATCTACTCGATCGAGGACCTCGCCCAGCTGATCCACGACGCGAAGTCCGCGAACCCCGCGGCGCGCATCCACGTCAAGCTGGTCTCCCGCTTCGGCGTGGGCACGGTCGCCGCCGGCGTCTCCAAGGCACATGCGGACGTGGTCCTGATCTCCGGCCACGACGGCGGCACCGGCGCCAGCCCGCTGAACTCCCTCAAGCACGCCGGCACCCCCTGGGAGCTGGGCCTGGCCGAGACCCAGCAGACCCTGCTGCAGAACGGTCTGCGCGATCGGATCACGGTGCAGGTGGATGGACAGCTGAAGACGGGACGCGACGTCGTGATCGCCGCGCTGCTGGGCGCGGAGGAGTACGGCTTCGCCTCCGCGCCGCTGGTGGTCTCCGGCTGCGTGATGATGCGCGTCTGCCACCTGGACACCTGTCCCGTCGGCGTGGCCACCCAGAACCCCGAGCTGCGGGAGCGCTTCACCGGGAAGGCCGAGCACGTGGTGACCTTCTTCCGCTTCCTCGCCGAACAGGTCCGGGAGCAGCTGGCGGCGCTGGGGCTGCGCACCCTCGACGAGGCGATCGGCCGCGGCGACCTGCTGGCCCTGGCCGAGGGCGAGCGGGCCGCCACCGTGCTCGGCGCCGCCAAGCGCGAGGGCCTGGACCTCACCGCGATCCTCGCCCCGCCGCTCGTCCACGAGGGCGACTTCCGCCGTCGGCGGCGCGGGCAGGACCACCAGCTGGACCGCGCCGCCGACCATCCCTGGATCGCCGGTGCCCGGGAGGTGCTCGAGGGCACCGCCGGGTCGGTGCGCCTGCGGGACACCCTGCGCAACGTCCAGCGCAGCGCCGGCACCCTGCTCGGGCACGAGGTCACCCGCCGCACCGGCGGCCAGGGCCTGGCCGAGGACGCGATCGTGCTGGACCTGGAGGGCACCGGCGGCCAGTCCCTCGGCGCCTTCCTGCCGCGCGGGATCAGCATGCACCTGAGAGGGGATGCCAACGACTACGTCGGCAAGGGCCTCTCCGGCGGCATCGTCGCCGTCGGCCACGGCGCCGGGACCGCCCCGTCACTGACCTCCGCCCCGATCGCCGGGAACACCTGCGCCTACGGCGCGACCAGCGGCCGACTGCTGCTGGCCGGCGCCGCGGGGGAGCGGTTCGGGGTCCGCAACTCCGGGGCGACCCTGGTCGTCGAGGGGATCGGCGACCACGGCGCCGAGTACATGACCGGTGGCGCCGTGCTGGTGCTGGGGCCGACGGGCCGCAATCTCGGGGCCGGGATGAGCGGCGGCACCCTGTTCGTGCTCGATCTCGACCCCGCCCGCCTGAATCCCGCCGATGCCCCCGGCTTCGCGGTGACACCGGTGCGGGACGAGCACCGCGGGTTCGTGCTCGAGACGGTGGCCGACCATGTCGCGCGCACGGGCTCCGACCGGGCGGCCGCGCTGCTCGCGGACGAGGAGGAGCTGCTGGAGCGGCTGACCGAGATCGCCCCGCGCGCCTTCCTCACCATCACCGCCCTCCGCGAGGACGCGGCGGCCCGGGGCGAGGACCCCGATGCGAACCACGTCTGGAACGAGATCATGGAGGCCACCCATGGCTGA
- the lgt gene encoding prolipoprotein diacylglyceryl transferase — MIPSPSISALSIGPLTIHFYALCILSGIAVAMWWATKRWERRGGDGDTFFDIIFVAIIAGIVGSRIWHVLTSPAPFFGPDGDPLAVLYIWQGGLAIYGGVAGGALAVWLMARHKGVSFTALADTVAPTLLIAQILGRFGNWFNQELYGPALDAWWAWDITCVTNGQPIGGCVPGTYHPTFLYEQLWMLAGLAVLLLLSRRHHWAGGRIFWAYVAIYSTGRALVDAIRTEPVLMIGPLRIHTLVAIVMALVGIAMFIVLTRRRQQRGGEVVAADGSFELPAQTAGNGPDEDEIEKSGTPPSPGPDPAPGPQGPHPERR; from the coding sequence ATGATCCCCAGCCCGTCGATCTCCGCGCTCTCGATCGGACCGCTCACGATCCACTTCTACGCCCTGTGCATCCTCTCGGGGATCGCCGTGGCGATGTGGTGGGCGACCAAGCGCTGGGAGCGGCGCGGCGGTGATGGCGACACCTTCTTCGACATCATCTTCGTGGCGATCATCGCAGGCATCGTCGGCTCCCGCATCTGGCACGTGCTCACCTCCCCGGCGCCCTTCTTCGGCCCCGACGGGGACCCGCTGGCCGTGCTCTACATCTGGCAGGGCGGGCTCGCGATCTACGGCGGAGTCGCCGGCGGTGCGCTCGCGGTCTGGCTGATGGCACGCCACAAGGGCGTCTCCTTCACCGCCCTGGCCGACACCGTCGCCCCCACGCTGCTGATCGCCCAGATCCTGGGCCGCTTCGGCAACTGGTTCAACCAGGAGCTCTACGGCCCTGCGCTGGATGCCTGGTGGGCATGGGACATCACCTGCGTCACCAACGGGCAGCCCATCGGCGGCTGCGTCCCCGGCACCTACCACCCCACCTTCCTGTACGAGCAGCTGTGGATGCTCGCGGGACTCGCCGTCCTGCTGCTGCTCAGCCGTCGCCACCACTGGGCCGGCGGCCGGATCTTCTGGGCCTACGTCGCGATCTACTCCACCGGGCGCGCCCTCGTGGACGCGATCCGCACCGAGCCGGTGCTGATGATCGGGCCGCTGCGCATCCACACCCTGGTCGCGATCGTGATGGCGCTGGTCGGCATCGCGATGTTCATCGTGCTCACCCGGCGCAGGCAGCAGCGCGGGGGAGAGGTCGTCGCCGCCGACGGCTCCTTCGAGCTGCCTGCGCAGACCGCGGGCAACGGCCCGGACGAGGACGAGATCGAGAAGTCCGGGACGCCTCCCTCCCCCGGCCCCGACCCGGCACCCGGACCCCAGGGACCCCACCCCGAGCGACGCTGA